In Malania oleifera isolate guangnan ecotype guangnan chromosome 8, ASM2987363v1, whole genome shotgun sequence, a single window of DNA contains:
- the LOC131163100 gene encoding uncharacterized protein LOC131163100 translates to MALPQLIPSASSSLAHKPSLNPNSCSSSHTHGPRSWPSPPRFLASSLGRHRHCCRRNPYSLRCSASSFSEKHHTGSPQSDDVVELPLFPLPLVLFPGAILPLQIFEFRYRMMMHSLLQTDLRFGVIYSDSATGTADVGCVGEVVKHERLVDDRFFLICKGQERFRVTNLVRTKPYLVAEVTWLEDRPSGDGDDDLDALAGEVETYMKDVIRLSNRLNGKPEKEAQDLRRNLFPTPFSFFVGSTFEGAPREQQALLELEETATRLKREKETLRNTLNYLTAASAVKDVFPSS, encoded by the coding sequence ATGGCTCTTCCGCAGCTCATCCCCTCTGCTTCTTCCTCCCTCGCCCACAAACCTTCCTTAAACCCTAATTCCTGTTCCTCCAGTCACACTCATGGCCCACGCTCGTGGCCATCTCCGCCGAGGTTCCTTGCCTCCTCTCTAGGCCGTCACCGCCACTGCTGCCGCCGGAACCCTTACTCCCTCAGGTGCTCCGCCTCCTCCTTCTCCGAGAAGCACCACACGGGATCTCCGCAGTCTGACGACGTCGTTGAACTCCCTCTCTTCCCTCTCCCGCTTGTCCTCTTCCCCGGCGCCATCCTCCCCCTGCAGATCTTCGAGTTTCGGTACCGCATGATGATGCACTCCCTCCTCCAGACCGATCTCCGGTTCGGGGTTATATACTCCGACTCCGCCACTGGCACCGCCGACGTCGGCTGCGTCGGCGAGGTCGTCAAGCACGAACGCCTCGTTGACGACAGGTTCTTCTTAATCTGCAAGGGGCAGGAGCGCTTCCGAGTCACGAATCTCGTCCGGACCAAACCCTACCTCGTCGCGGAGGTCACTTGGCTCGAGGACCGGCCGTCCGGCGATGGCGACGACGATTTGGATGCCTTGGCCGGCGAGGTTGAGACGTACATGAAGGACGTGATCAGATTATCGAATCGATTGAACGGGAAACCGGAGAAGGAAGCGCAGGACTTGAGGAGAAATCTGTTTCCAACGCCATTCTCTTTCTTCGTTGGGAGCACGTTTGAGGGCGCGCCGAGAGAGCAGCAGGCGCTGCTGGAGTTGGAGGAGACGGCGACGAGATTGAAGAGAGAGAAGGAAACGTTGAGGAATACGCTCAATTACTTGACTGCGGCATCGGCTGTCAAAGATGTGTTTCCATCATCATAA